The Alnus glutinosa chromosome 1, dhAlnGlut1.1, whole genome shotgun sequence region GCACTTAGCCAAGCAGATGGAGTAGTGAATGGAAAAACCACTCGTGAAAGGGCaatcttttctctctttctttgacCTTTTTTTCTCCAACTTCAAGACCCTTGGAGAGTGGCATTGCATGCTAGGAGCCCCATATACAGTTGATGATCAAGGGGAAGTAGGCACCATTTTTTAGAAGGCAAAATATTGAGTATGACACTACTGGAGATATATAGTAATAGCAAACATTTAATGTTTCTTgttgtaatttaatttagttTGTATAGACATTGTTTACTTATTTAGTTTGTATAGACattgttgactttttttttgattgCTGTATTCTGTTAACTAATGATGGGGATGGGTCCAACTCCAAAGAGCTTAAGCAAATCTCTTAAGTTTTTTGCTCGACAGTACTTGATGTTCATACCACTTTAGTTTTCAAAataccaaagaaaagaaaaaaagagagaggataCTTTTCTTGCCATGAATTAGAGGCTCAAGCTCTTGTACATTGGCATAGTCTGCTCATCAGTCCTAACAGTCGTACTCTTCATTGTACTAGAGAGATTTCTGTTTACTTACCAAAGAAAAAGATTTCTATGGGCTGTTACGAATACTAGGGGCAATTCTTGGATAGTTTATTGTTACTTTGAATAGACTAAATAATGATTGTGCtcagagaaaaacaaaaaaaatcatgactTTAATATTGCAATCATCATGAGGTGGAATGCTTATAGTTTTTAAGCTTAATGACTTGCCTTGGATGACCCCAACTTATGTAGGTGGACAAGCACAAATAATGAATATGAACCGTGAGAGAGCTGGATatcaaatgaaatatatatttgtgtgtatTAGCCTGTAAAATGTTCCTTTAGCTTGTAGAATCTTGTAAATAACATGTTTACGTGACTATGTCCATCGAATATGTTGTGGAGAAGTGCGTGTggtaagctccatcaactacggtgATGCAAGTGCATCCACTCGGCATAGGAAAGGCAAGACTCACGTGCGGTAGCGGTGAATGCTTCTCGAGGTTCGGGTTTGAGGGTTTGttgtgttcttttttctttttgtgggctgcttTGGCTGTTTCTGTATATATCTTCTGTGCACTtaagggcgccttacacttttttaataaaactttcttaaaaaaaaaaaagaagaagaatatgttGTGGAGAAATCCCACCTGCACTTAGAGCTGTTGAGAAAATAATCCTCTTGCCCAGTCTTCTATGGACATAAAATTATAGTGAATTTTATTCACTGAAACACTACTGGTTTAATGTGGCCTCCTAACTTCGTAGATCTTAAATTTGTCCcttgttttactttttcaatCTAACAGGGGCAAGGATGTGAGCATTGAAAACCTGCATCAGGGCTTCACACATGTCTTTGAATCTACCTTTGAGAGCGCAGAAGGTGTTGCAGAGTATATAGCTCATCCTGCTCATGTTGAATTTGCGAACTTGTTCCTTGCCAACTTGGAGAAAGTCCTTGTGATTGACTACAAACCCACTATTGTTTGTGTCTGAATTGAAATGGCTGTGCATCTCAGATCCTGCTATGCTGCCTTTCGATGGAACTATGATATGCATAAGGTTTAAAACCAGTTCTATCTCATTGAACGACATCTGGTGAACTTATATACCATGCATTATTGATGGTGATGAACTCTTCTGTGTGCTGTATCTTAGTAATGCCCTGGGAAGTGGGAAATGGCATTGTTTGATATGGAATATGAAGAGTAATACttgatactatatttttatctt contains the following coding sequences:
- the LOC133883065 gene encoding stress-response A/B barrel domain-containing protein HS1, encoding MEEQKGVVKHVLLAKFKDETQPDQIDQLIKGYAKLVDLIEPMKSFHWGKDVSIENLHQGFTHVFESTFESAEGVAEYIAHPAHVEFANLFLANLEKVLVIDYKPTIVCV